From the Acidobacteriota bacterium genome, one window contains:
- the rplR gene encoding 50S ribosomal protein L18, protein MLKDKTSERKVRDDRLRKRIRERVQGTPERPRLHVFKSNAYVYTQVIDDRKGTVLLTASTLEKEFRAKAKGTKNKDACGLLGQILGQRLKAAKIEKVVFDRGTHPYHGRVKTLADAIRKEGIQF, encoded by the coding sequence GTGCTTAAAGACAAGACCAGCGAAAGAAAGGTCCGGGACGACCGGCTCCGGAAGCGGATCCGCGAGCGGGTCCAGGGCACGCCGGAGCGGCCCCGTCTGCACGTGTTCAAGAGCAACGCCTACGTCTACACCCAGGTCATCGACGACCGGAAGGGGACGGTTCTCCTGACGGCCTCGACCCTGGAGAAAGAGTTCCGGGCCAAGGCCAAGGGGACCAAGAACAAGGACGCCTGCGGCCTGCTCGGCCAGATCCTCGGCCAGCGGCTCAAGGCGGCCAAGATCGAGAAGGTCGTCTTCGACCGCGGCACCCACCCGTATCACGGGCGGGTCAAGACCCTGGCTGACGCCATCCGTAAGGAAGGCATCCAGTTCTGA
- the rpsC gene encoding 30S ribosomal protein S3: protein MGQKTHPYGFRLGFNKPWTSRWFAKGPDYARLIHEDLRMKKAIKEKYFHAGIAGVDVERVGPKIRVIIHTARPGIIIGRGGKEIESLKAYLETIAKRDVYVDIREVDKPELNALLVGESIAVQLEKRIAYRRAMRKAVEFALKMGAKGIKVMCAGRLGGVEIARSEWYLKGQLPLQTLRADIDFAFTEAFTTYGQIGIKVWVYRADVEKPKMTSQMAEVEEI from the coding sequence GTGGGACAGAAAACTCACCCGTACGGATTCCGGCTCGGCTTCAACAAGCCGTGGACGTCCCGCTGGTTCGCCAAGGGCCCGGACTACGCCCGCCTCATCCATGAAGACCTGAGGATGAAGAAGGCCATCAAGGAGAAGTACTTCCACGCCGGCATCGCCGGCGTCGACGTCGAGCGCGTCGGGCCGAAGATCAGGGTCATCATCCACACCGCCCGGCCCGGCATCATCATCGGCCGGGGCGGCAAGGAGATCGAGAGCCTGAAGGCCTACCTCGAGACGATCGCCAAGCGGGACGTCTACGTGGACATCCGCGAGGTCGACAAGCCCGAGCTCAACGCTCTGCTCGTGGGCGAGAGCATCGCCGTCCAGCTGGAGAAGCGGATCGCCTACCGCCGGGCCATGCGCAAGGCCGTCGAGTTCGCCCTCAAGATGGGGGCCAAGGGCATCAAGGTCATGTGCGCCGGCCGGCTCGGCGGCGTCGAGATCGCCCGGTCCGAGTGGTACCTCAAGGGCCAGCTCCCGCTGCAGACCCTCAGGGCCGACATCGACTTCGCCTTCACCGAGGCCTTCACGACCTACGGGCAGATCGGCATCAAGGTCTGGGTCTACCGGGCCGACGTGGAGAAGCCCAAGATGACCTCCCAGATGGCCGAGGTCGAGGAGATCTAG
- the rplV gene encoding 50S ribosomal protein L22: MNAQPQPPLAHAIARFVRMSPQKGRLVADQVRDRYVGEALTILRFSERKKIGAILEKVLRSAIANAQQKSPNVDVDTLYISHIQINGGPMAKRIRPAPQGRAYRIQKRTSHVHIYLDEKGR; encoded by the coding sequence ATGAACGCCCAGCCCCAGCCCCCGCTCGCCCATGCCATCGCCCGGTTCGTGCGCATGAGCCCCCAGAAGGGCCGGCTCGTCGCCGACCAGGTCCGCGACCGGTACGTCGGCGAGGCCCTGACCATCCTGCGCTTCAGCGAGCGCAAGAAGATCGGCGCCATCCTCGAGAAGGTCCTGCGTTCGGCCATCGCCAACGCCCAGCAGAAGTCGCCGAACGTCGATGTCGATACGCTCTACATCTCGCACATCCAGATCAACGGCGGGCCGATGGCCAAGCGCATCCGCCCGGCGCCCCAGGGACGGGCCTACCGCATCCAGAAGCGGACCAGCCACGTCCATATCTATCTCGACGAAAAGGGGAGATGA
- the rpsH gene encoding 30S ribosomal protein S8 encodes MDSLSDLLTRIRNGVKSKKREVNMPSFRLGIEVVKILKEEGYVKNYKVLDDKKQGILNVTLKYTEDNRSVISGLKRVSTPGCRIYCTRDSVPKALDGLGLVVVSTSRGVMTGRACEEAGVGGEVLCSIW; translated from the coding sequence ATGGATTCGTTATCTGACCTGCTCACCCGGATCCGCAACGGCGTGAAGTCCAAGAAGCGGGAAGTCAACATGCCGTCCTTCCGGCTGGGGATCGAGGTCGTCAAGATCCTCAAGGAAGAGGGCTACGTCAAGAATTACAAGGTCCTCGACGACAAGAAGCAGGGGATCCTCAACGTGACGCTCAAGTACACCGAGGACAACCGCAGCGTCATCAGCGGCCTCAAGCGGGTCAGCACCCCGGGCTGCCGGATCTACTGCACGCGCGACTCCGTGCCCAAGGCCCTGGACGGGCTGGGCCTGGTCGTCGTCTCGACGTCCCGCGGCGTCATGACCGGCCGCGCCTGCGAAGAGGCCGGGGTCGGCGGCGAAGTCCTCTGCAGCATCTGGTAG
- the rplX gene encoding 50S ribosomal protein L24 has protein sequence MSKIALKKNDLVVVIRGKDKGKQGKVLKLIPETNRVIVERVNFVKHFVKADRSKNQQGGVMEKEAPIAVSNVMLYCAECGQGVRARSRRHEDGSKDRYCHRCDTLIEKAK, from the coding sequence ATGTCCAAGATCGCGCTCAAGAAGAACGACCTGGTCGTCGTCATCCGGGGCAAGGACAAGGGCAAGCAGGGCAAGGTCCTGAAGCTCATCCCCGAGACCAACCGGGTCATCGTCGAACGGGTCAATTTCGTCAAGCACTTCGTCAAGGCCGACCGCAGCAAGAACCAGCAGGGCGGGGTCATGGAGAAGGAAGCCCCCATCGCCGTGTCCAACGTCATGCTCTACTGCGCCGAGTGCGGCCAGGGCGTCCGGGCCCGCAGCCGGCGGCACGAGGACGGGTCCAAGGACCGCTACTGCCACCGCTGCGATACGCTGATCGAAAAGGCCAAGTGA
- the rpsQ gene encoding 30S ribosomal protein S17 — protein MDTPTKARKTTKVGTVVAKKMKKTVTVQVERQIRHPLYRKIIRRKQTFLVHDEAEACKVGDVVRIIETRPISRTKRWRVLAVIGLTPELTASAIVETPIVEAPAPKAPAAEAPAAEAPAAEAPAETKTGEPR, from the coding sequence ATGGATACCCCCACGAAAGCCCGGAAGACCACCAAGGTCGGGACCGTCGTCGCCAAGAAGATGAAGAAGACGGTCACGGTCCAGGTGGAGCGGCAGATCCGCCACCCCCTGTACCGGAAGATCATCCGCCGGAAGCAGACCTTCCTGGTCCACGACGAGGCCGAGGCCTGCAAGGTCGGCGACGTCGTCCGCATCATCGAGACGCGGCCGATCAGCAGGACCAAGCGCTGGCGCGTCCTGGCCGTCATCGGCTTGACGCCCGAACTGACGGCCAGCGCGATCGTGGAGACCCCGATCGTCGAGGCCCCGGCCCCCAAGGCGCCGGCCGCGGAAGCCCCGGCCGCTGAAGCCCCGGCCGCCGAGGCGCCGGCGGAGACGAAGACGGGAGAACCCCGATGA
- the rpsS gene encoding 30S ribosomal protein S19, which translates to MSRSLNKGPFIDGHLLEKVQALSTPAGKRQVIKTWSRRSTIIPEMVGMTIGVHNGRKFIPVFVTENMVGHKLGEFSPTRHFKGHTSKTAKQLKVEKK; encoded by the coding sequence ATGAGCAGATCGCTGAACAAGGGCCCCTTCATCGACGGGCACCTCCTCGAAAAGGTCCAGGCTTTGTCGACGCCGGCGGGCAAGCGCCAGGTCATCAAGACCTGGTCCCGTCGGTCGACGATCATCCCCGAGATGGTCGGCATGACCATCGGCGTCCACAACGGCCGGAAGTTCATCCCGGTGTTCGTCACCGAGAACATGGTCGGGCACAAGCTCGGCGAGTTCTCCCCGACGCGCCACTTCAAAGGCCACACGTCGAAGACGGCCAAGCAGCTGAAGGTGGAGAAGAAATGA
- the rplB gene encoding 50S ribosomal protein L2, protein MGIKTYRPMTPGLRHRTGNRYDELSGDTPYKPLLTSLSKSGGRDSRGHLSMRNRGGGHKQLYRMIDFKRDKIDIPGTVETVEYDPNRSSFISLVRYRDGERRYIIYPAGLQVGQEVVSTDRQADILPGNAMPLRFIPLGTVIHNIELRKDKGGQVAKSAGAGAQILAKEGDYAQVRLPSSEIRKVHLDCRATIGQIGNADHSNISIGKAGRSRWQGIRPHVRGTAMNPIDHPHGGGEGKAKGGRHPVSPTGIPTKGFKTRKNKRTQAFIVRRRSK, encoded by the coding sequence ATGGGCATCAAAACATACCGGCCAATGACACCCGGCCTGCGCCACAGGACGGGCAACCGCTACGACGAGCTGAGCGGGGACACCCCGTACAAGCCCCTGCTCACGTCCCTGTCCAAGTCCGGCGGGCGCGACAGCCGCGGCCATCTGTCGATGCGCAACCGCGGCGGCGGGCACAAGCAGCTCTACCGCATGATCGACTTCAAGCGGGACAAGATCGACATCCCGGGCACGGTCGAGACCGTCGAATACGATCCGAACCGCTCGTCCTTCATCTCGCTCGTGCGCTACCGGGACGGCGAGCGCCGCTATATCATCTACCCGGCGGGGCTCCAGGTCGGGCAGGAGGTCGTCTCGACCGACCGCCAGGCCGACATCCTGCCGGGCAACGCCATGCCGCTGCGGTTCATCCCGCTCGGCACGGTCATCCACAACATCGAGCTCCGGAAAGACAAGGGCGGCCAGGTTGCCAAGTCGGCCGGGGCCGGCGCCCAGATCCTGGCCAAGGAAGGGGACTACGCCCAGGTCCGGCTGCCCTCGTCGGAGATCCGCAAGGTCCACCTGGACTGCCGGGCGACGATCGGCCAGATCGGCAACGCCGACCACTCGAACATCAGCATCGGCAAGGCTGGCCGGAGCCGCTGGCAGGGCATCCGGCCCCACGTCCGCGGCACGGCCATGAACCCCATCGACCATCCGCACGGCGGCGGCGAGGGCAAGGCCAAGGGCGGCCGGCACCCGGTCAGCCCGACGGGCATCCCGACCAAGGGCTTCAAGACCAGGAAGAACAAACGGACCCAGGCCTTCATCGTCCGGCGCAGGAGCAAGTAA
- the map gene encoding type I methionyl aminopeptidase, with protein sequence MITYKSATEIEAMRQSGRIAAAVLGELEPLIRPGIRTRDLDLYAEKRTRELGAAPAFKGYRGYPASVCISVNEEVIHGIPSGRILQEGDIVSLDFGVLYEGFYSDSALTAPVGRVSTEALALIAAAERSFAKGLEQMREGNRLSDVSAAIQASVESEGFSVIRQFVGHGIGRALHEEPQVPNFGAPGRGPRIKPGMTLAIEPMIAAGTYEVEILEDGWTAVTRDHRLSAHYEHTVAMTENGPEILSARPGTRLPKEGPHA encoded by the coding sequence ATGATCACCTACAAGTCCGCGACCGAGATCGAGGCCATGCGGCAGAGCGGCCGCATCGCCGCCGCGGTCCTCGGCGAGCTCGAGCCGCTCATCCGGCCCGGCATCCGGACGCGCGACCTCGACCTCTACGCGGAGAAGCGGACCCGGGAGCTCGGCGCGGCGCCGGCCTTCAAGGGCTACCGCGGCTATCCGGCCTCGGTCTGCATCTCGGTCAACGAAGAGGTCATCCACGGCATCCCCTCGGGGCGCATCCTTCAGGAAGGCGACATCGTCAGCCTGGACTTCGGCGTCCTCTACGAGGGCTTCTACAGCGACTCGGCCCTGACGGCGCCGGTCGGCCGGGTCTCGACCGAGGCCCTGGCCCTGATCGCCGCGGCCGAGCGTTCCTTCGCCAAGGGCCTGGAGCAGATGAGGGAGGGCAACCGGCTGTCGGACGTCTCGGCGGCCATCCAGGCCTCGGTCGAGAGCGAGGGCTTCTCGGTCATCCGCCAGTTCGTCGGTCACGGCATCGGCCGGGCCCTCCACGAGGAGCCCCAGGTCCCGAACTTCGGGGCGCCTGGCCGCGGCCCCAGGATCAAGCCGGGGATGACCCTGGCCATCGAGCCGATGATCGCCGCGGGCACCTACGAGGTCGAGATCCTCGAGGACGGCTGGACGGCCGTCACCCGGGACCATCGGCTGTCGGCCCACTACGAGCATACCGTGGCCATGACCGAGAACGGCCCGGAGATCCTCAGCGCCCGGCCGGGGACGCGCCTCCCCAAGGAGGGACCGCATGCCTAG
- the rpmD gene encoding 50S ribosomal protein L30 yields the protein MVRSLIGYPPEQRQTARGLGLRKPQSSAVLVDTPAVRGMIRKIVHALKVEAVEKP from the coding sequence TTGGTTCGCAGCCTCATCGGCTACCCGCCGGAACAGCGGCAGACGGCCCGGGGCCTCGGCCTGCGGAAACCCCAGTCGAGCGCGGTCCTGGTCGACACGCCCGCGGTCCGCGGCATGATCCGCAAGATCGTTCACGCCCTCAAGGTGGAAGCGGTGGAGAAACCATGA
- the rpmC gene encoding 50S ribosomal protein L29 yields MKIKELRELSNEELKHRESELVDQLFKLRFQKSLGQLESPMKIKSIKRDIARIKTILNRATPAE; encoded by the coding sequence ATGAAGATCAAGGAACTCAGAGAACTCTCGAACGAAGAGCTGAAGCACAGGGAGTCGGAGCTCGTCGATCAGCTCTTCAAGCTCCGCTTCCAGAAATCCCTGGGCCAGCTCGAGAGCCCGATGAAGATCAAGTCCATCAAGAGGGACATCGCCCGCATCAAGACCATCTTGAACCGGGCGACGCCCGCGGAGTAG
- the rplF gene encoding 50S ribosomal protein L6, producing the protein MSRVGKKPIAIPAGVKVTVHPDRIEFEGKKGKLETPLQPGITAALEGSSLVLSRADDSKTSRANHGLGRALAHNAVVGVTEGYVKQLEIVGVGYKAKIEKGRLEISLGYSRPISYEIPAGVEIVAEKPTLLTVRGIDRQKVGQVADDIKSLRIPDPYKQKGVRYLGERLIKKERKAGVTGA; encoded by the coding sequence ATGTCGAGAGTCGGGAAGAAACCCATCGCCATTCCGGCGGGCGTGAAGGTCACGGTCCACCCGGACCGGATCGAGTTCGAGGGCAAGAAGGGCAAGCTCGAGACGCCGCTCCAGCCGGGCATCACGGCCGCCCTGGAAGGGTCGAGCCTGGTCCTGAGCCGGGCCGACGACAGCAAGACGTCGCGGGCCAACCACGGCCTCGGCCGGGCCCTGGCCCACAACGCCGTGGTCGGCGTCACCGAGGGCTACGTCAAGCAGCTCGAGATCGTCGGCGTCGGCTACAAGGCCAAGATCGAGAAGGGCAGGCTCGAGATCAGCCTGGGCTATTCCCGGCCGATCTCCTACGAGATCCCGGCGGGCGTCGAGATCGTCGCCGAGAAGCCCACGCTGCTGACCGTCCGGGGCATCGACCGGCAGAAGGTCGGGCAGGTGGCCGACGACATCAAGAGCCTGCGCATCCCGGACCCCTACAAGCAGAAGGGCGTCCGCTACCTCGGCGAGCGGCTCATCAAAAAAGAACGAAAAGCGGGAGTGACCGGTGCTTAA
- the rplE gene encoding 50S ribosomal protein L5 — protein sequence MSRLYDKYRKDVVPALEEELGIKNIMAVPRLEKIIVNVGAGDAIGNIKLLDTAKAELAQITGQLPGIGRAKKSISAFKLRKGQAIACYVTLRNQRMYEFLDRLVNIVLPRVRDFRGVPATSFDGRGNYTLGMRDQLVFPEIDYTKVERPRGMNITIVTTARTDKEALALLKHLGMPFRES from the coding sequence ATGAGCCGCTTATACGACAAGTACCGCAAGGACGTGGTCCCCGCGCTCGAAGAGGAGCTCGGGATCAAGAATATCATGGCCGTGCCCCGGCTCGAGAAGATCATCGTCAACGTCGGGGCCGGGGACGCCATCGGCAACATCAAGCTCCTCGACACGGCCAAGGCCGAGCTGGCCCAGATCACCGGCCAGCTACCGGGCATCGGCCGGGCCAAGAAATCGATCTCGGCCTTCAAGCTGAGGAAGGGCCAGGCGATCGCCTGCTACGTCACCCTCCGCAACCAGCGGATGTACGAGTTCCTCGACCGGCTGGTCAACATCGTCCTGCCGCGGGTCCGCGACTTCCGCGGCGTCCCGGCCACGTCCTTCGACGGCCGGGGCAACTACACCCTGGGGATGCGCGACCAGCTGGTCTTCCCCGAGATCGACTACACCAAGGTCGAGCGGCCCCGGGGCATGAACATCACCATCGTCACGACGGCCCGGACCGACAAGGAGGCCCTGGCCCTCCTGAAGCACCTGGGCATGCCGTTCCGGGAATCCTGA
- the rplP gene encoding 50S ribosomal protein L16, with product MLMPAKVKYRKQQRGRMRGTALRGGTLTFGAYGLQALEPGWLTSRQIEAGRITITRHMKRKGKLWIRTFPWKSVTKKPTEVRMGKGKGDPEFWVDVIRPGKILFEIEGIDLAEAQEAMRLAGHKLPIKTRFISREMRELR from the coding sequence ATGTTGATGCCCGCCAAAGTCAAATACCGCAAGCAGCAGCGGGGGCGCATGCGCGGCACGGCCCTGCGCGGCGGCACGCTGACCTTCGGGGCCTACGGGCTCCAGGCCCTCGAGCCCGGGTGGCTGACCTCCCGGCAGATCGAGGCCGGCCGCATCACCATCACCCGGCATATGAAGAGGAAAGGCAAGCTCTGGATCCGGACCTTCCCCTGGAAGTCGGTCACCAAGAAGCCGACCGAGGTCCGCATGGGCAAGGGCAAGGGCGATCCCGAGTTCTGGGTCGACGTCATCCGCCCGGGCAAGATCCTGTTCGAGATCGAGGGCATCGACCTGGCCGAGGCCCAGGAGGCCATGCGCCTGGCCGGCCATAAGCTGCCGATCAAGACGCGCTTCATCTCCCGGGAAATGAGGGAGCTCAGATGA
- a CDS encoding type Z 30S ribosomal protein S14: MATKARKAKMVRPLKYAIRIRHRCRLCGRPRAYYRRFDLCRLCFRELALKGEIPGVTKSSW; the protein is encoded by the coding sequence ATGGCAACCAAAGCGCGCAAGGCCAAGATGGTCCGTCCCCTCAAGTACGCCATCCGGATCCGGCACCGCTGCCGTCTCTGCGGACGGCCGCGGGCCTATTATCGGAGGTTCGATCTCTGCCGCCTCTGCTTCCGCGAGCTGGCCCTCAAGGGCGAGATCCCGGGCGTGACCAAGTCGTCCTGGTGA
- a CDS encoding nucleoside monophosphate kinase — translation MRIILLGAPGSGKGTVAEALRAAYGWPKVATGDLLREAVRDKTPLGLVAAAQMGKGNLVDDDTVMALLRERLAKDDCRDGCVLDGFPRNVTQADRLDAAGLPGPEIVIDLRVTDDVVMERLTHRRICPDCEAIYHLVNRPPRTAGICDLCGAALVQRNDDKPEIIRERLKTHYAKTEPLVARYAARGHLHRIDGDGPAEAVVREVRRVLDAELGRPAAGEGKGA, via the coding sequence ATGAGGATCATCCTCCTGGGCGCGCCAGGAAGCGGGAAGGGGACCGTGGCCGAAGCCCTGCGCGCGGCCTACGGCTGGCCCAAGGTCGCCACGGGCGACCTGCTCCGCGAGGCCGTCCGGGACAAGACCCCCCTCGGCCTGGTCGCTGCGGCCCAGATGGGCAAGGGCAACCTGGTCGACGACGACACGGTGATGGCCCTGCTCCGCGAGCGTCTGGCCAAGGACGACTGCCGTGACGGCTGCGTCCTCGACGGTTTCCCCCGGAACGTGACCCAGGCCGACCGCCTCGACGCCGCCGGCCTGCCGGGGCCGGAGATCGTCATCGACCTCCGGGTCACCGACGACGTCGTCATGGAGCGGCTGACCCACCGCCGGATCTGCCCGGATTGCGAGGCCATCTACCATCTCGTCAACAGGCCGCCCAGAACGGCCGGCATCTGCGACCTCTGCGGCGCGGCCCTGGTCCAGCGCAACGACGACAAGCCGGAGATCATCCGCGAGCGGCTCAAGACCCACTATGCCAAGACCGAGCCTCTGGTCGCCCGCTACGCGGCCAGGGGCCATCTCCACAGGATCGACGGCGACGGCCCGGCCGAAGCGGTCGTCCGCGAGGTCCGGCGCGTCCTCGACGCCGAGCTCGGCCGCCCGGCGGCCGGGGAGGGGAAGGGCGCATGA
- the secY gene encoding preprotein translocase subunit SecY → MLDSIRNIFSVPELRKRVIFTLLLLAVYRAGGVIPNPGLSASALAEFWQSQKGSLLGFIDLFSGRNMSRMTIFALGIMPYISASIILQLLTVVWPYLERLSKEGELGRKKITQYTRYGTIVICLIQAIGIAIFLEALTTPAGAHVVLNPGWGFKLLTVLTLTTGTVFVMWLGEQISERGIGNGISLIIFAGIVVAFPSNLGRLVAGLRTGNMDPLKMIFVAALMIAVVAFIVFVERGQRRIPVSYAKRVVGRKVYGGQSTHLPLRVNTGGVIPIIFAASVISIPATAASLIKAPWAKAISDQFGMGMPLYNLIYVASIIFFTYFYISIIFNPVDVADNLRKYGGFIPGIRPGKNTSDYIDEVLSRITLAGAIYLAVVAILPEFLLTGFKVQGLPWIGPWLEANMPKFITQGMGIDFMFGGTSILIVVGVAMDTMQQIEAQLVMRHYDGFMRRSRIRGRRG, encoded by the coding sequence ATGTTAGACAGCATCCGCAACATATTCAGCGTCCCCGAGCTGCGGAAGAGGGTCATCTTCACCCTTCTCCTGCTCGCGGTCTACCGGGCCGGCGGCGTCATCCCCAATCCGGGCTTGAGCGCCTCGGCCCTGGCCGAGTTCTGGCAGAGCCAGAAGGGCTCCCTTCTCGGCTTCATCGACCTGTTCTCGGGCCGGAACATGTCCCGGATGACCATCTTCGCCCTGGGCATCATGCCCTACATCTCGGCCTCGATCATCCTCCAGCTGCTGACGGTCGTCTGGCCCTACCTCGAGCGCCTGTCCAAGGAGGGCGAGCTGGGGCGGAAGAAGATCACCCAGTACACCCGCTACGGCACGATCGTCATCTGCCTGATCCAGGCCATCGGCATCGCCATCTTCCTCGAGGCCCTGACGACGCCGGCCGGCGCCCACGTCGTCCTCAACCCCGGCTGGGGCTTCAAGCTGTTGACCGTGCTGACCCTGACGACGGGGACCGTCTTCGTCATGTGGCTGGGCGAGCAGATATCCGAGCGGGGCATCGGCAACGGCATCTCGCTCATCATCTTCGCCGGCATCGTCGTCGCCTTCCCGAGCAACCTCGGGCGGCTGGTCGCGGGCCTGCGGACGGGGAACATGGATCCCCTGAAGATGATCTTCGTGGCCGCCCTGATGATCGCGGTCGTCGCCTTCATCGTCTTCGTCGAGCGCGGCCAGCGCCGCATCCCGGTCTCCTACGCCAAGCGCGTCGTCGGCCGGAAGGTCTACGGCGGGCAGAGCACGCACCTGCCGCTCCGGGTCAACACCGGCGGCGTCATCCCGATCATCTTCGCCGCCTCGGTCATCAGCATCCCGGCGACGGCGGCCAGCCTGATCAAGGCGCCCTGGGCCAAGGCCATCTCGGACCAGTTCGGCATGGGCATGCCGCTCTACAACCTGATCTACGTCGCCTCCATCATCTTCTTCACCTACTTCTACATCTCGATCATCTTCAACCCGGTCGACGTGGCCGACAACCTCCGCAAGTACGGCGGCTTCATCCCCGGCATCCGGCCGGGCAAGAACACCTCCGACTATATCGACGAGGTCCTCAGCCGGATCACCCTGGCCGGCGCCATCTACCTGGCGGTCGTGGCCATCCTGCCCGAGTTCCTGCTGACCGGCTTCAAGGTCCAGGGCCTGCCCTGGATCGGCCCCTGGCTCGAGGCCAACATGCCCAAGTTCATCACCCAGGGCATGGGCATCGACTTCATGTTCGGCGGCACGTCGATCCTGATCGTCGTGGGCGTGGCCATGGACACGATGCAGCAGATCGAGGCCCAGCTGGTCATGCGCCACTACGACGGGTTCATGCGCCGGAGCCGGATCCGCGGGAGGCGCGGATGA
- the rplN gene encoding 50S ribosomal protein L14 — protein sequence MIQMRTMLKVADNSGARRIQAITPIGGAVGHIARIGDVVSATVKEADPESKIQKGKVIRAVVVRTRKEVRRKDGSYIRFEDNAAVIIDKAGEPVGTRVFGPVGRELRERKFMKIVSLAPEVL from the coding sequence ATGATCCAGATGCGCACGATGCTCAAGGTCGCCGACAACTCCGGCGCCCGGCGGATCCAGGCGATCACGCCGATCGGCGGGGCCGTCGGCCACATCGCCCGGATCGGCGACGTCGTCTCGGCCACGGTCAAGGAAGCCGACCCCGAGAGCAAGATCCAGAAGGGCAAGGTCATCCGGGCCGTCGTCGTCCGGACGCGCAAGGAGGTCCGCCGCAAGGACGGCTCCTATATCCGCTTCGAGGACAACGCCGCGGTCATCATCGACAAGGCGGGGGAGCCCGTCGGGACGCGCGTCTTCGGGCCGGTCGGCCGCGAGCTGCGCGAGCGGAAGTTCATGAAGATCGTCTCCCTCGCGCCGGAGGTCCTCTGA
- the rplO gene encoding 50S ribosomal protein L15, whose protein sequence is MNLSNLKPAPGSRKARKRVGRGPGSGLGKTAGAGSKGQLQGSGYSRKRGFEGGQMPLTRRIPKRGFTNIFREEIAVVNLDRLAKLRKDEIGPAEMAEHRLIRSAADRVKVLGRGDLASAKTVKAHEFSASAVQKIEAKGGKAVVIGKD, encoded by the coding sequence ATGAACCTGAGCAACCTCAAACCGGCCCCCGGATCGCGGAAGGCGCGCAAGCGCGTCGGGCGAGGGCCCGGCTCCGGCCTCGGCAAGACCGCCGGGGCGGGCAGCAAGGGACAGCTCCAGGGCAGCGGCTATTCCCGCAAGCGCGGCTTCGAGGGCGGCCAGATGCCCCTGACCCGGCGCATCCCCAAGCGCGGCTTCACCAACATCTTCCGCGAGGAGATCGCGGTCGTCAACCTCGACCGCCTGGCCAAGCTGCGCAAGGACGAGATCGGGCCGGCCGAGATGGCCGAGCACCGCCTCATCCGCAGCGCGGCCGACCGGGTCAAGGTCCTCGGCCGCGGCGACCTGGCCTCGGCCAAGACCGTCAAGGCGCACGAGTTCTCCGCCTCGGCCGTCCAGAAGATCGAGGCCAAGGGCGGCAAGGCCGTCGTCATCGGGAAAGACTAA
- the rpsE gene encoding 30S ribosomal protein S5 — protein sequence MDDRRHQRKVGVLDEDGQELKDQVISIRRVTKVVKGGKNLSFSALVAVGDQRGRVGIGKGKAREVPQAIAKGVEAARKSMIRVPLAETTIPHLVKGIDGAGLVVLRPASKGTGVIAGGAVRVIMQLAGIRDILTKSLRSSNPISVANATLDALRHIRNPEDVARIRGKAKGAL from the coding sequence GTGGACGATCGCAGACACCAAAGGAAAGTCGGGGTCCTCGACGAAGATGGCCAGGAGCTCAAGGACCAGGTCATCTCCATCCGCCGGGTAACCAAGGTCGTTAAGGGCGGCAAGAACCTGAGCTTCTCGGCCCTGGTCGCCGTCGGCGACCAGCGGGGCCGGGTCGGCATCGGCAAGGGCAAGGCCCGCGAAGTGCCGCAGGCCATCGCCAAGGGCGTCGAGGCGGCCCGCAAGAGCATGATCCGGGTGCCCCTGGCCGAGACGACCATCCCGCACCTGGTCAAGGGCATCGACGGCGCGGGCCTGGTCGTCCTGCGCCCGGCCTCGAAAGGCACCGGCGTCATCGCCGGCGGCGCCGTCCGCGTCATCATGCAGCTGGCCGGGATCAGGGACATCCTGACCAAGTCCCTCCGCAGCAGCAACCCCATCAGCGTCGCCAACGCGACCCTGGACGCACTGCGCCACATCCGCAACCCCGAGGACGTGGCCAGGATCCGCGGCAAAGCGAAAGGTGCGTTATGA